The Gloeothece verrucosa PCC 7822 genome contains a region encoding:
- a CDS encoding methyltransferase domain-containing protein: protein MVAKKVLSSEYWEQCYLQGKTRWDTGQPAPPFVSLLKSSQAPTPGTLAVLGSGNGHDALLFAEHGFEVVGFDFAPSAIANSTSNARSRCLSAEFLQRNIFELEAEFSNCFDYVLEHGCFCSFIPELRPRYVQIVHSLLRPDGLLIALFLVKGKRDRPPFGIELTNLLLLFDDYFEPLTLSLALSPFRSRKGPKYLASFRVKKSANPVNSQLLPVGLWTKFN, encoded by the coding sequence GTGGTTGCTAAAAAGGTTCTTTCTTCAGAGTATTGGGAACAATGCTACTTACAGGGAAAAACCCGGTGGGATACTGGGCAACCAGCTCCCCCTTTTGTTAGTCTTCTAAAATCATCTCAAGCTCCAACACCCGGCACGCTCGCTGTCTTGGGTAGCGGCAATGGACATGATGCTTTACTGTTTGCCGAACATGGTTTTGAGGTAGTCGGGTTTGATTTTGCCCCATCAGCAATCGCCAATTCTACATCTAATGCAAGATCTCGATGTCTATCGGCAGAATTCTTGCAACGTAATATTTTTGAACTTGAAGCGGAATTTAGTAATTGCTTTGATTATGTGCTTGAACATGGATGTTTTTGCTCATTTATCCCAGAACTTCGGCCACGATATGTACAGATTGTGCATTCACTCTTACGCCCTGATGGGTTACTGATCGCACTATTTTTGGTAAAAGGTAAGAGGGATAGACCTCCTTTTGGCATAGAACTGACGAATCTGCTCCTTCTTTTTGATGACTATTTTGAACCGTTAACCTTGAGTTTAGCACTCTCTCCTTTTAGATCCCGAAAAGGGCCAAAATATTTGGCATCTTTTCGAGTCAAAAAATCCGCTAATCCCGTAAATTCTCAATTACTCCCGGTTGGACTTTGGACAAAATTTAATTAA
- a CDS encoding asparagine synthetase B family protein: MNKPYHFIGYWGLISQTEQEKFNNIIKNISTTSYKFQKQETWGILYLGVKQIPSSTNINQGLIASLSAGGIPNQSDAWVTVEKNCLSLGRETFGRVPLYWTQFNQTIWFASQFQLLLPLIKNPKINFLSLSGYTSFSYIPTPITPVEDIKAISPGTEQTWQLNSSLEQLAEKRLFQWHSLPKVIGDEETAIRQLQILLKKTVEEQLLDLGDEPVGIFLSGGLDSSIIAALLVQAGLKVRAYSLDFGIEENSELIYAQEVAQFLKIPLIKVPATAKQVKKALLATVKALDLPFGDGVTVPLYLLGQAASQETAIIFNGEHGDQLFAGWTNKPLIAASIYQGENSFTQEYLNTFHRLYGYEEQVFQLSVYKQVKLYNLDEWLKEALCESFSSCFLDRLRRANLMLKGSQNIQPRATNVAFAHGLWIRSPFCNLSLAEWTFGVAGELFLKGACEKYILKKAVESWLPSEIVWRKKRGMGVPLTQWCLSSLWSTLGYWLNPHKLQSEGIFNPDIAKKIILGQLSGQIRGRRIGEILWLLLMWEVWRTEVFREQVSAKSLYNPFWLPYRGWKILSSLSGDK, translated from the coding sequence ATGAACAAACCCTATCACTTTATCGGCTATTGGGGGCTTATTTCTCAAACAGAACAAGAAAAATTTAACAACATCATTAAAAATATCAGCACAACATCCTATAAATTTCAAAAACAAGAGACGTGGGGAATACTTTATTTAGGGGTTAAACAAATACCTTCAAGCACTAACATCAATCAAGGATTAATTGCTTCCTTATCTGCTGGTGGCATACCGAATCAATCAGATGCCTGGGTTACAGTGGAAAAAAATTGTCTAAGTTTAGGACGCGAAACCTTTGGTCGTGTTCCTTTGTATTGGACTCAATTCAATCAAACAATTTGGTTTGCCTCTCAATTTCAATTATTATTACCTTTAATTAAAAATCCTAAAATTAATTTTTTATCTTTATCTGGATATACCAGTTTTTCTTATATTCCTACTCCTATAACCCCGGTTGAAGATATTAAAGCCATTTCACCAGGAACGGAGCAAACTTGGCAGTTAAATTCTTCTTTGGAACAATTAGCAGAGAAACGTTTATTTCAATGGCATTCTTTACCTAAAGTAATCGGGGATGAAGAAACCGCTATTAGGCAACTACAAATACTTTTAAAAAAGACTGTTGAAGAACAATTATTAGATTTAGGAGATGAACCAGTAGGAATATTTCTTTCCGGCGGATTAGATTCTTCTATTATTGCCGCTTTGTTAGTGCAAGCAGGTCTTAAGGTTCGTGCTTATAGTCTTGATTTTGGTATTGAGGAAAATTCGGAATTAATTTATGCACAAGAAGTTGCTCAGTTTTTAAAAATTCCTTTAATTAAAGTTCCGGCTACAGCTAAACAAGTTAAAAAAGCACTTTTAGCAACTGTTAAAGCCTTAGATTTACCCTTTGGGGATGGGGTGACTGTGCCTTTATATTTATTAGGACAAGCCGCTAGTCAAGAAACGGCTATTATATTTAATGGAGAACATGGAGATCAATTATTTGCCGGCTGGACAAATAAACCTTTAATTGCCGCCAGTATTTACCAGGGAGAAAATAGCTTTACCCAGGAATATTTAAATACATTTCACCGTTTATATGGATATGAAGAACAAGTCTTTCAGTTATCGGTTTATAAACAAGTTAAGTTGTATAATTTAGACGAATGGCTAAAAGAAGCGCTCTGTGAGAGTTTTTCTAGTTGTTTTTTAGATAGATTACGTCGTGCTAATTTAATGCTCAAAGGAAGTCAAAATATCCAACCTCGTGCTACGAATGTAGCTTTTGCTCACGGATTATGGATTAGATCGCCTTTTTGTAACTTATCTCTAGCAGAATGGACATTTGGAGTTGCTGGGGAATTGTTTTTAAAGGGTGCTTGTGAAAAATATATTTTGAAAAAAGCGGTAGAATCTTGGCTACCTTCAGAAATTGTTTGGAGAAAAAAGCGAGGTATGGGAGTTCCTTTGACTCAATGGTGTTTATCCTCATTATGGTCAACCCTAGGTTATTGGCTAAATCCTCATAAACTGCAATCGGAAGGGATTTTTAACCCTGATATAGCTAAAAAAATTATCTTAGGACAATTAAGTGGTCAAATTCGCGGGCGTAGAATTGGGGAAATTTTATGGTTGTTGTTGATGTGGGAAGTTTGGCGGACTGAGGTTTTTCGAGAACAAGTTTCAGCAAAATCATTATATAATCCCTTCTGGTTGCCTTATCGGGGGTGGAAAATTTTGTCTAGCTTATCAGGAGATAAATAG
- a CDS encoding diaminopimelate decarboxylase family protein, producing the protein MVINEDFSLHKTKTVSFSLEVAQELLKIYHSPLYLYQGEVLRQEISHITRSIPYHNTRFQFATVTNGNIALLKIFKELGWGLHANTPGDIYLGLKAGFKSDNIVYSGSNLNRQEIEQLFNWNIKILNLDSVSQLQLCCQIYEELKGKLTPPKLGFRLNLPELTGESRIGIRPEEFPQALYIAQSAGLKIQGLHFYRGTGTNATKAFTGVIETLIKTCQLLPDWNYLDFGGGFGYRYQHQGIQFDWGIFGEALTEALNKLNRKIELIIEPGRAVIAACGTLLAQVVSVKWQENKQIIGVDTTVANLSVPSVHGGYREIVTWKENTEQLYLTDVCGNTTYSRDYLGKNCQLPALEIGDMIGILDVGAYGYAMSSHFLHRPRAAEVLLEGKTHKLIRRREDYSILLNNQVLT; encoded by the coding sequence ATGGTTATTAATGAAGATTTTTCCCTACATAAAACCAAAACTGTTTCTTTTTCTTTAGAAGTGGCACAAGAGTTGTTAAAGATTTACCATTCACCTCTCTACCTTTATCAAGGAGAGGTTTTAAGGCAGGAAATATCCCATATTACCCGATCAATACCCTATCATAACACAAGATTTCAATTTGCAACAGTAACGAATGGAAATATTGCTCTTTTAAAGATATTTAAAGAATTAGGATGGGGGCTTCATGCTAACACGCCCGGAGATATTTATTTAGGATTAAAAGCAGGATTTAAATCGGATAATATTGTGTATAGTGGCAGTAATTTGAATCGTCAGGAAATCGAACAATTATTTAACTGGAATATCAAAATCTTAAATTTAGATAGTGTGTCTCAACTCCAATTATGCTGTCAGATATATGAAGAGTTAAAGGGCAAGTTAACGCCACCAAAATTAGGCTTTAGATTAAACTTACCCGAGTTAACCGGAGAGAGTAGAATTGGTATTCGTCCTGAAGAGTTTCCGCAAGCACTTTATATTGCTCAATCAGCCGGATTAAAAATACAGGGGTTACATTTTTATCGAGGTACAGGGACAAATGCCACTAAAGCATTTACCGGAGTGATCGAAACTTTAATAAAAACTTGTCAATTATTACCCGACTGGAATTATTTAGATTTTGGGGGAGGATTTGGCTATCGGTATCAACATCAAGGGATACAGTTTGATTGGGGAATATTTGGGGAAGCTTTAACCGAAGCGTTAAATAAACTGAATCGAAAAATCGAGTTAATTATAGAACCCGGTAGAGCAGTAATTGCTGCTTGCGGGACATTATTAGCTCAAGTCGTTTCAGTTAAATGGCAAGAAAATAAACAAATAATCGGAGTAGATACAACCGTTGCTAATTTATCAGTGCCTTCGGTTCATGGCGGCTATCGAGAAATTGTCACTTGGAAAGAAAATACAGAACAACTTTATTTGACGGATGTTTGTGGGAATACGACTTATTCGAGAGATTATTTAGGAAAAAATTGCCAACTTCCTGCCCTAGAAATTGGGGATATGATCGGAATTTTAGATGTAGGTGCTTATGGATATGCCATGTCTTCCCATTTTTTACATCGTCCTCGTGCGGCGGAGGTTTTATTGGAGGGAAAGACACATAAATTGATTCGGCGGCGGGAAGATTATAGTATTTTGTTAAATAATCAAGTTTTGACTTAA
- a CDS encoding PEP-CTERM sorting domain-containing protein, whose amino-acid sequence MVNAALLIDTINVTSVPEPLTILGSGIALGFRFYFKGKMNKN is encoded by the coding sequence ATCGTAAATGCTGCTCTATTAATCGATACAATAAATGTTACTTCTGTTCCCGAACCCCTGACAATTCTAGGATCGGGAATAGCTTTGGGATTTCGGTTTTACTTCAAAGGCAAAATGAACAAAAACTAG